A single Micromonospora luteifusca DNA region contains:
- a CDS encoding winged helix DNA-binding protein, which yields MSTTPTLNGQVIGQAHYATRALLDRAVAPLGLSFGQAIALNVLADGAVEQARLVHRITSTLKTDEQAVHEVIAHLVDATLVRVDDGTAEPQVRLTDAGHATRRRVGAAVADITTRLYGDIPTDEASVAAQVLTLVTQRANAELAALPA from the coding sequence ATGTCCACCACTCCCACCCTCAACGGCCAGGTCATCGGCCAGGCCCACTACGCCACGCGGGCCCTGCTCGACCGCGCCGTCGCACCGCTCGGGCTCAGCTTCGGGCAGGCGATCGCGCTCAACGTCCTCGCCGACGGCGCCGTCGAGCAGGCCCGGCTCGTCCACCGGATCACCAGCACCCTCAAGACCGACGAACAGGCAGTGCACGAGGTGATCGCCCACCTCGTCGACGCCACCCTCGTGCGGGTCGACGACGGCACCGCCGAACCGCAGGTGCGGCTCACCGACGCCGGTCACGCCACCCGGCGCCGCGTCGGGGCCGCCGTCGCCGACATCACCACCCGGCTGTACGGGGACATCCCGACCGACGAGGCGAGCGTGGCCGCCCAGGTGCTCACCCTGGTCACCCAGCGGGCAAACGCCGAGCTGGCGGCGCTCCCAGCCTGA
- a CDS encoding MarR family winged helix-turn-helix transcriptional regulator, translating to MEFTAPQSPAGLRTTPSWLLNQSASYAGRLISEGFATHDLRGYHYRLLASLAEDGPASQADLGRRCGIDRSDVVAAINDLAGRGLVVRAPDPADRRRNIISSTDAGADVARRMGETVDRVQDDLLAPLSTTERAQLTRLLTRLLEHHSRH from the coding sequence ATGGAGTTCACCGCCCCGCAGTCACCCGCCGGGCTACGCACCACCCCGAGCTGGCTGCTCAACCAGTCCGCCAGTTACGCCGGTCGCCTCATCAGCGAGGGCTTCGCCACTCACGACCTGCGCGGCTACCACTACCGACTGCTCGCCTCGCTCGCCGAGGACGGGCCCGCCAGCCAGGCCGACCTCGGCCGCCGCTGCGGCATCGACCGCAGCGACGTGGTGGCGGCCATCAACGACCTGGCCGGCCGAGGGCTGGTGGTGCGCGCCCCCGACCCGGCCGACCGCCGCCGCAACATCATCAGCAGCACCGACGCCGGCGCCGACGTGGCCCGCCGGATGGGCGAGACGGTCGACCGCGTCCAGGACGACCTGCTCGCCCCCCTGTCCACCACCGAGCGTGCGCAGCTCACACGGCTACTCACCCGGCTGCTGGAGCACCACAGCCGGCACTGA
- a CDS encoding peroxiredoxin, with amino-acid sequence MAGVGVGDVVEDFELPDETGTPRRLSEFLAAGPVVLFFYPAAMTRGCTAESCHFRDLAAEFTALGASRVGISRDPVAKQAEFSKLHGFDYPLLSDADGVVAQQLGVKRRVPLGPLSMKRMTFVIGTDRRVIEVIHSEVSMNDHADRALRALGG; translated from the coding sequence GTGGCGGGTGTGGGTGTCGGCGACGTGGTCGAGGATTTCGAGCTGCCGGATGAGACGGGCACGCCGCGGCGACTGTCCGAGTTCCTGGCGGCGGGGCCGGTGGTGCTGTTCTTCTACCCGGCGGCGATGACCCGGGGGTGCACGGCCGAGAGCTGCCACTTCCGGGACCTCGCCGCGGAGTTCACGGCGCTGGGCGCGTCGCGGGTGGGCATCAGCCGCGACCCGGTGGCGAAGCAGGCGGAGTTCTCCAAGCTGCACGGTTTCGACTATCCGCTGCTGTCGGATGCCGACGGCGTGGTGGCGCAGCAGCTCGGGGTCAAGCGGCGGGTGCCGTTGGGGCCGTTGAGCATGAAGCGGATGACCTTCGTGATCGGCACGGACCGGCGGGTCATCGAGGTGATCCACAGTGAGGTCAGCATGAACGACCACGCGGACCGGGCGCTGCGGGCGCTGGGCGGCTGA
- a CDS encoding patatin-like phospholipase family protein: MHRALVLGGGGVTGVAWELGLLAGLIERGVPVTEADLVVGTSAGSVVGAQVCSGLPVERFYEEELVPPSSELAARLGFLTLARLVWAGGRTRDAARSRARIGAMALAARTQSEASRRTVIEARLPARDWPERRLLVTAVDAATGEFVVFDRDGEVSLVDAVGASCAVPGVWPPVTVGARRYVDGGMRSSVNADLAAGAQRVLVIAPTSAAFGPMPRLSAQVAGLRAAGSRVAVVTPDAAARTAIGRNVLDPARRAGAARAGRAQATAVVDEVAALWV, encoded by the coding sequence ATGCACAGGGCGTTGGTGCTCGGTGGTGGCGGGGTGACCGGTGTGGCCTGGGAGCTGGGGCTGCTGGCGGGGCTCATCGAGCGGGGCGTGCCGGTCACCGAGGCGGACCTGGTGGTGGGCACGTCGGCGGGTTCGGTCGTCGGCGCGCAGGTGTGTTCCGGGTTGCCCGTCGAGCGGTTCTACGAGGAGGAACTTGTGCCACCGTCGAGCGAGTTGGCGGCACGGCTGGGCTTCCTGACGCTGGCGCGGCTGGTGTGGGCCGGTGGGCGTACCCGGGACGCGGCGCGTTCACGGGCCCGGATCGGGGCGATGGCGCTCGCGGCGCGTACCCAGTCGGAGGCATCGCGACGCACGGTGATCGAGGCCCGGCTGCCGGCCCGGGACTGGCCGGAGCGGCGGCTGCTGGTCACGGCGGTGGACGCTGCCACCGGCGAGTTCGTGGTGTTCGACCGTGACGGCGAGGTGTCCCTGGTGGACGCGGTGGGGGCCAGTTGCGCGGTGCCGGGCGTGTGGCCGCCGGTGACGGTCGGGGCGCGCCGCTACGTCGACGGGGGGATGCGCTCGTCGGTGAACGCGGACCTGGCGGCGGGCGCGCAACGAGTGCTGGTGATCGCGCCGACGTCGGCGGCGTTCGGGCCGATGCCCCGGTTGTCGGCGCAGGTGGCGGGGTTGCGGGCCGCCGGATCGCGGGTGGCGGTGGTGACGCCCGACGCGGCGGCGCGTACGGCGATCGGCCGCAACGTGCTGGATCCGGCCCGGCGCGCGGGCGCGGCTCGGGCCGGGCGGGCCCAGGCCACGGCGGTGGTGGACGAGGTGGCCGCTCTCTGGGTGTGA
- a CDS encoding RNA-guided endonuclease TnpB family protein has translation MKTTRIAYSHRLNAGKYAALVEQARRLGRVRSEVWQRYASVGGAWLTDRQVRDRWLAEGTHRQFGVLANAWKETVRDAMADITATFEAAKVPARKAIRRHTSDPAERRRLFGLLKADRWAEDPYLSRLMRSRWRRGHNRTRNQIVVRADQHNTRVDSRGRLWLAVPGLVRRQLVRIPLNTIVAPTGTLRLILRGDRVEIHYQIDAATMKTSQRPCGEATIGVDKGYTETLTDSDGDYHGEGLGHLLTTESDRLKERNRHRAKLRSVANTAAQRGNHAKADRIARNNLGAIKRDRQAGCHQARVRTEIFTAVHQVVDKAGVVVAEDLTKTFTGRKSLGRNTNRRLAAWTKGVTARALKNVSERRGSVLVHVNAAYTSQVCHRCGCLGRRAGDRLHCTSCGVVWQADVNAAINVLRRHGDPDITLHTPYLVVKQIVQARADRHRSRLPLPDSSPARRAESESSEALRNER, from the coding sequence GTGAAGACGACCCGGATCGCCTACTCACACCGGCTCAACGCTGGCAAGTACGCCGCGCTCGTTGAGCAGGCTCGGCGGCTGGGGCGGGTGCGCTCCGAGGTGTGGCAGCGCTACGCCTCGGTTGGCGGTGCTTGGCTCACCGACCGGCAGGTCCGCGACCGCTGGCTGGCCGAAGGCACCCACCGCCAGTTCGGGGTGCTGGCCAACGCGTGGAAGGAGACCGTCCGCGACGCGATGGCCGACATCACGGCGACCTTCGAAGCCGCGAAGGTGCCGGCGCGCAAAGCCATCCGACGCCATACCAGCGACCCTGCCGAGCGTAGGCGGCTGTTCGGTCTACTCAAAGCTGATCGGTGGGCGGAGGACCCGTATCTGTCGCGGTTGATGCGCTCGCGCTGGCGGCGGGGGCACAACCGCACCCGCAATCAGATCGTGGTGCGCGCTGACCAGCACAACACGCGTGTCGACTCACGTGGGCGGTTGTGGCTGGCCGTACCCGGCCTCGTGCGACGGCAACTGGTCCGCATCCCGCTGAACACCATCGTCGCCCCGACAGGCACCTTGCGGCTGATCCTGCGCGGCGACCGGGTGGAGATCCACTATCAGATCGACGCCGCCACGATGAAGACCTCGCAGCGGCCGTGTGGTGAGGCGACGATCGGCGTGGACAAGGGCTACACGGAGACGCTGACCGACTCCGACGGCGACTACCACGGCGAAGGTCTCGGTCACCTGTTGACCACAGAGTCCGACCGCCTCAAGGAACGAAACCGCCACCGTGCGAAATTGCGGTCAGTCGCCAACACCGCCGCTCAGCGTGGCAACCACGCCAAAGCTGACCGTATTGCCCGCAACAACCTGGGCGCGATTAAGCGTGACCGGCAGGCCGGTTGTCACCAGGCGCGGGTGCGCACGGAGATCTTCACCGCCGTGCACCAGGTGGTGGACAAGGCTGGCGTCGTGGTGGCCGAAGACCTGACCAAGACGTTCACCGGGCGCAAATCGCTCGGCAGGAACACTAATCGCCGTCTCGCCGCGTGGACCAAGGGAGTCACCGCGCGGGCGCTGAAGAATGTGTCGGAGCGCAGAGGTTCTGTGCTCGTGCACGTCAACGCCGCCTACACCTCACAAGTCTGTCACCGCTGCGGCTGCCTCGGCCGCCGCGCCGGGGACCGGCTTCACTGCACCTCGTGCGGGGTGGTGTGGCAGGCCGACGTGAACGCCGCGATCAACGTCCTGCGACGACATGGTGATCCCGACATCACCCTGCACACCCCGTACCTCGTGGTGAAGCAGATCGTGCAGGCGCGGGCCGATCGCCACCGGAGCAGACTGCCGCTCCCGGACTCCAGCCCGGCCCGCCGGGCGGAGAGCGAATCATCCGAAGCGCTCAGAAATGAGCGATAA
- a CDS encoding SDR family NAD(P)-dependent oxidoreductase, with the protein MAPVTVITGGGRGIGAATARRLAGAGHHVALCYRRDDAAAAAVLADLRAAGAQAIAVRADTTDPHQVAELFDAATQLGPLTGLVNNAGVTSLIGPFTELRVEDLRRVVDVNFVGYVLCAQQAARRLSDGGAIVNVSSAAATLGSPGEYVHYAAVKAATDTLTVGLAKELAPRGIRVNAVAPGLVRTDIHADSGVPDRADTAVGRIPLGRAGEPDEIAAAIAWLLGPDASYATGTVLRVSGGL; encoded by the coding sequence ATGGCACCCGTCACCGTCATCACCGGCGGCGGTCGCGGCATCGGTGCGGCCACCGCCCGCCGCCTCGCCGGGGCCGGGCATCACGTCGCCCTGTGCTACCGCCGTGACGATGCCGCCGCCGCTGCCGTCCTGGCCGACCTGCGTGCCGCGGGCGCACAGGCCATCGCGGTACGCGCCGACACCACCGACCCCCACCAGGTCGCCGAGTTGTTCGACGCTGCCACGCAGCTCGGCCCGCTCACCGGCCTGGTCAACAACGCCGGTGTCACCAGCCTCATCGGGCCCTTCACCGAGCTGCGCGTCGAGGACCTGCGCCGGGTCGTCGACGTCAACTTCGTCGGTTACGTCCTCTGCGCCCAGCAGGCCGCCCGTCGGCTGAGCGACGGCGGCGCGATCGTCAACGTCTCGTCGGCCGCCGCGACTCTCGGCAGCCCCGGGGAGTACGTGCACTATGCGGCGGTGAAGGCCGCCACCGACACCCTGACCGTGGGTCTGGCCAAGGAGCTCGCCCCAAGGGGCATCCGGGTCAACGCCGTCGCACCGGGCCTCGTGCGCACCGACATCCACGCCGACTCCGGCGTACCCGATCGCGCCGACACCGCTGTCGGTCGCATCCCGCTGGGCCGTGCCGGCGAACCCGACGAGATCGCCGCCGCCATCGCCTGGCTGCTCGGCCCGGATGCCTCGTACGCCACCGGGACGGTGCTGCGTGTCTCCGGCGGTTTGTGA
- a CDS encoding MFS transporter small subunit, with the protein MSDDSRHGQQARLWISWLVVAALLGYGVAQTLVTAAKLFTN; encoded by the coding sequence ATGAGCGACGACAGCCGACACGGGCAGCAGGCCCGGTTGTGGATCTCCTGGTTGGTGGTGGCGGCGCTGCTCGGCTACGGGGTGGCGCAGACGCTGGTCACGGCAGCGAAACTGTTCACCAACTGA
- a CDS encoding OFA family MFS transporter, translating to MLSALDRRHTVAPPGYSRWLIPPAALAIHLCIGQVYATSVYKNSLIAHFDTSQTAIGVIFSIAIVMLGLSAAIAGTWVEANGPRKAMFVSACFWAAGFLVGSLGIATTQLWLLYLGYGLLGGIGLGIGYISPVSTLIKWFPDRPGLATGLAIMGFGGGAMVASPLSRQLLSFYDPGYDPSNAGSTASGSALVWLFVTLGLGYFVIMMFGVANVRVPAQGWRPAGFDPASVASKPLVTTANVSAANAVKTRSFWLLWVVLFCNVTAGIGILEQASPMIQDFFRDNGTSAVTVAAAGGFVGLLSLFNMAGRFAWSSTSDVIGRKPIYMVYLGVGMVLYALLALVGQTATALFVLLACVILSFYGGGFATVPAYLRDLFGTFQVGAIHGRLLTAWSAAGIAGPLIVNGFLDAQGKPGTLTAAAYRPALFTMVGVLAVGFVANLLVRPVPQRYHEPPAEQSVDEDATAERSGTR from the coding sequence ATGCTTTCCGCACTCGATCGTCGGCACACCGTCGCGCCACCCGGCTACAGCCGGTGGCTCATACCCCCGGCGGCATTGGCCATCCACCTCTGCATCGGCCAGGTCTACGCGACCAGCGTCTACAAGAACTCGCTGATCGCCCACTTCGACACCAGCCAGACCGCGATCGGGGTGATCTTCAGCATCGCGATCGTGATGCTGGGATTATCCGCCGCGATCGCCGGGACCTGGGTGGAGGCGAACGGACCGCGCAAGGCGATGTTCGTCTCCGCCTGCTTCTGGGCGGCGGGCTTCCTGGTGGGCTCGCTCGGCATCGCCACGACGCAACTGTGGCTGCTGTATCTGGGCTACGGGCTGCTCGGCGGCATCGGTCTGGGAATCGGTTACATCTCCCCCGTCTCCACCCTGATCAAGTGGTTCCCGGACCGGCCGGGCCTGGCCACCGGGTTGGCGATCATGGGGTTCGGCGGCGGGGCGATGGTCGCCTCTCCCCTGTCCCGGCAACTGCTGTCGTTCTACGACCCCGGCTATGACCCGTCCAACGCGGGTTCGACGGCGTCGGGCAGCGCCCTGGTGTGGCTGTTCGTGACGCTCGGCCTGGGCTACTTCGTGATCATGATGTTCGGGGTGGCCAACGTGCGGGTGCCGGCGCAGGGCTGGCGGCCGGCCGGCTTCGACCCCGCCAGTGTCGCGTCGAAACCGCTGGTCACCACGGCGAACGTGTCGGCGGCGAACGCGGTGAAGACCCGTTCCTTCTGGCTGCTGTGGGTCGTGCTGTTCTGCAACGTCACGGCCGGCATCGGCATCCTGGAACAGGCCAGCCCGATGATCCAGGACTTCTTCCGGGACAACGGCACCTCGGCGGTGACCGTCGCGGCGGCCGGCGGCTTCGTGGGTCTGCTGTCACTGTTCAACATGGCCGGCCGGTTCGCGTGGTCGTCCACCTCGGACGTCATCGGCCGCAAGCCGATCTACATGGTGTACCTGGGCGTCGGCATGGTCCTGTACGCGCTACTGGCCCTAGTCGGACAGACCGCGACGGCGCTGTTCGTGCTGCTGGCCTGTGTGATCCTGTCGTTCTACGGCGGCGGGTTCGCCACGGTGCCGGCGTACCTGCGGGACCTGTTCGGCACATTCCAGGTCGGCGCGATCCACGGCCGGCTGCTGACCGCCTGGTCGGCGGCGGGGATCGCGGGCCCGCTGATCGTCAACGGGTTCCTCGACGCGCAGGGCAAACCGGGCACGTTGACGGCCGCGGCCTACCGGCCGGCGCTGTTCACGATGGTGGGTGTGCTGGCCGTGGGCTTCGTGGCGAACCTGCTGGTGCGGCCGGTGCCGCAGCGCTACCACGAGCCACCGGCGGAGCAGAGCGTGGACGAGGACGCGACGGCGGAGAGGAGCGGCACGCGATGA
- the zwf gene encoding glucose-6-phosphate dehydrogenase, which translates to MDKRSDAVVLFGVTGDLVSKKLFPALYELTRRGRLDVPVIGVARSPWDDQQLVTTARKSVTEANNEVDDETFDRLADNLSMISGDYADPVTYQRLAERLRDAERPVFYLAIPPAVFGAVVEGLASAGLADRGRVIVEKPFGRDLESSRELDRTLRAAFDAERVFRIDHYLGKEAVEGLYAFRFANRLFEPLWNNEHIDNIQVTLAEGFGTQGRAGFYDTVGATRDVLQNHILQVVALIAMEAPVADDTDAFNAAEVAVLRQIEPLSPQTTVRGQYAGYRDEPGVTPDSNTETFVATRLTVDSPRWAGVPFYLRTGKSLPGTATEVVVEFKQPQRSLIPAEGGAEAPANLLRFRLGRGDGITMSIQAKSPGAEVTSRPVDLSVDFGAALGRRQEAYERLLDDAMDGQHLRFAREETIEQEWRIVEPILDLPAAVQSYEKGTWGPADADTLASDWHTPDLR; encoded by the coding sequence ATGGACAAGCGCTCAGACGCGGTAGTGCTGTTCGGCGTCACGGGGGACCTCGTCTCGAAGAAGCTGTTCCCGGCGCTGTACGAGCTGACCCGGCGCGGGCGCCTCGACGTCCCGGTGATCGGCGTGGCCCGCTCCCCCTGGGATGATCAGCAGCTCGTCACCACGGCCCGCAAGTCGGTCACCGAAGCCAACAACGAGGTCGACGACGAGACCTTCGACCGGCTGGCGGACAACCTTTCGATGATCTCCGGCGACTACGCGGACCCGGTCACCTACCAGCGGCTGGCTGAGCGCCTGCGGGACGCCGAGCGGCCCGTCTTCTACCTGGCGATCCCTCCGGCGGTGTTCGGTGCCGTCGTCGAGGGCCTCGCGTCGGCCGGCCTCGCCGACCGCGGCCGGGTGATCGTGGAGAAGCCGTTCGGGCGTGACCTGGAGTCCTCCCGCGAGCTGGACCGCACGCTGCGCGCGGCCTTCGACGCGGAGCGGGTGTTCCGCATCGACCACTACCTCGGCAAGGAAGCCGTCGAGGGCCTCTACGCCTTCCGGTTCGCCAACCGGCTGTTCGAGCCGCTGTGGAACAACGAGCACATCGACAACATCCAGGTCACCCTCGCCGAGGGTTTCGGCACCCAGGGCCGCGCCGGCTTCTACGACACGGTGGGCGCCACCCGGGACGTGCTGCAGAACCACATCCTGCAGGTCGTCGCGCTCATCGCGATGGAGGCGCCCGTCGCCGACGACACCGACGCGTTCAACGCCGCGGAGGTCGCGGTGCTGCGGCAGATCGAGCCACTCTCGCCGCAGACCACCGTCCGGGGGCAGTACGCCGGCTACCGCGACGAGCCCGGCGTCACGCCGGACTCGAACACGGAGACGTTCGTCGCCACCCGGTTGACGGTCGACTCCCCCCGCTGGGCGGGCGTGCCCTTCTACCTGCGGACCGGCAAGTCCCTCCCGGGCACGGCGACCGAGGTCGTGGTCGAGTTCAAGCAGCCACAGCGTTCCCTCATCCCCGCCGAGGGTGGGGCCGAGGCACCCGCGAACCTGCTGCGGTTCCGGCTCGGCCGCGGTGACGGCATCACGATGTCGATCCAGGCGAAGAGCCCGGGTGCCGAGGTGACCAGCCGTCCGGTGGACCTGTCCGTCGACTTCGGCGCGGCTCTCGGCCGCCGGCAGGAGGCCTACGAGCGGCTGCTCGACGACGCGATGGATGGTCAGCACCTGCGCTTCGCGCGCGAGGAGACGATCGAGCAGGAATGGCGCATCGTCGAGCCGATCCTGGATCTCCCGGCCGCGGTGCAGTCGTACGAGAAGGGCACCTGGGGTCCGGCGGACGCGGACACGCTCGCCAGCGACTGGCACACCCCGGACCTGCGATAG
- a CDS encoding beta-N-acetylhexosaminidase, which produces MRRTVTRLLAMTALALPLILPATPATAAPTTPARQLADVIPAPVETRPDARGTFQISPLTVIRTAPGSVDAWQVGRQLADTLRPATGYPLPVLPVRATPLPEIALLIGGADSRVGQQGYQLDVTRRGVTIRANTPAGLFAGTQTLRQLLPADIESPQRQRTTWTVPGGRIVDYPRFSYRGAMLDLARHFHTVDEITAYVDLLSQYKINYLHLHLTDDQGWRIQIDSWPRLTSVGGGPGTGVDGVGPGYLTKADYKAVVAYAAARHITIIPEIDMPGHTNAAQSTYPELNCDGVAPPPRTDTAVGYSSLCINDELTYRFVEDVIRELAAITPGPFLHIGGDEAHATTDEDYRTFMQRVLPLVSKYGKRAYGWNEIMQADPPTDAVAQFWGTGTTNTDLAEAAARGNKVIMSPANKAYLDMKYDRNTRLGLSWAAYIEVSDAYGWDPATRVAGVGENAVLGVEAPLWSETLRSLDDIEYMAFPRLPAIAELGWSTTASHNWESFRTRLGQQAPRWRLQQVDFYPSPQVPWR; this is translated from the coding sequence ATGCGTCGCACCGTCACGCGACTACTGGCCATGACCGCGCTCGCACTACCACTCATCCTGCCCGCGACCCCCGCCACCGCCGCACCCACCACACCGGCCCGACAACTGGCCGACGTCATCCCCGCGCCGGTCGAAACCCGACCCGACGCCCGCGGCACCTTCCAGATCAGCCCTCTGACCGTCATCCGCACCGCACCCGGCTCGGTCGACGCCTGGCAGGTGGGCCGCCAACTCGCCGACACCCTGCGCCCCGCCACCGGCTACCCCCTGCCCGTCCTGCCCGTCCGCGCCACCCCACTGCCGGAGATCGCCCTGCTCATCGGGGGTGCGGACAGCCGCGTCGGCCAGCAGGGCTACCAACTCGACGTCACCCGCCGCGGCGTGACGATCCGGGCCAACACCCCCGCCGGCCTGTTCGCCGGCACACAGACACTGCGCCAACTGCTCCCCGCCGACATCGAGTCACCCCAACGGCAGCGCACCACCTGGACGGTCCCCGGCGGACGGATCGTCGACTACCCACGCTTCTCGTACCGGGGCGCGATGCTCGACCTCGCACGGCACTTCCACACCGTTGACGAGATCACCGCCTACGTGGACCTGCTCAGCCAGTACAAAATCAACTACCTGCACCTGCACCTGACCGACGACCAGGGCTGGCGCATCCAGATCGACTCCTGGCCCCGCCTGACCAGCGTCGGCGGCGGACCAGGCACCGGAGTCGACGGCGTCGGCCCCGGATACCTCACCAAGGCCGACTACAAGGCCGTCGTGGCCTACGCCGCCGCACGACACATCACCATCATCCCCGAGATCGACATGCCCGGGCACACCAACGCCGCCCAGTCGACGTACCCCGAACTCAACTGCGACGGCGTCGCACCACCACCGCGCACCGACACCGCCGTCGGCTACAGCTCGCTGTGCATCAACGACGAACTCACCTACCGGTTCGTCGAGGACGTCATCCGTGAACTCGCCGCCATCACACCCGGACCGTTCCTGCACATCGGCGGCGACGAGGCCCACGCCACCACCGACGAGGACTACCGCACCTTCATGCAGCGCGTCCTGCCCCTGGTCAGCAAGTACGGCAAACGCGCATACGGGTGGAACGAGATCATGCAGGCCGACCCGCCCACCGACGCCGTCGCCCAGTTCTGGGGCACCGGCACCACCAACACCGACCTCGCCGAAGCCGCCGCCCGCGGCAACAAGGTCATCATGTCGCCGGCCAACAAGGCGTACCTGGACATGAAGTACGACCGCAACACCCGCCTCGGACTGAGCTGGGCCGCCTACATCGAGGTCTCCGACGCGTACGGCTGGGACCCCGCCACCCGCGTCGCCGGCGTCGGCGAGAACGCCGTCCTCGGCGTCGAAGCCCCCCTGTGGTCCGAAACGCTGCGCAGCCTCGACGACATCGAGTACATGGCCTTCCCACGCCTGCCCGCCATCGCCGAACTCGGCTGGTCCACAACCGCCAGCCACAACTGGGAATCGTTCCGGACCCGACTGGGGCAGCAGGCACCCCGCTGGCGTCTGCAACAGGTCGACTTCTACCCGTCACCCCAGGTGCCGTGGCGCTGA
- a CDS encoding PhzF family phenazine biosynthesis protein: MAPSDNLSRAGWRDDDGLAQAAGANSPVITTVRACLRDGRGGSPTAVVEESGSPTMADVLTDADRSQVPGRVGASHAVFVRRAAADEPVGLRFFAAEGELPACGHGTVAAVAFLAAQRPGAEQEFRLRVSGRTFVGRAVRAGALFHAEFDPGPVVVRDATSAEIGPVVDALGVAPGQLLAGACVATLGRARILVPVRTPDAVAALGPRPDRLRAVCDRLGLLGCYVYSAPTRSGGVSARMFAPSIGVAEDVANVNSTACLAARMSGSGFSRLSVDMGDVLGEPATITASARPGPAGARILVGATAMIAAR, encoded by the coding sequence ATGGCACCGAGCGACAACCTCTCACGGGCGGGCTGGCGCGATGACGACGGGCTGGCGCAGGCCGCTGGCGCGAACTCGCCGGTGATCACCACCGTCCGCGCCTGTCTTCGGGATGGGCGCGGCGGCAGCCCCACGGCCGTCGTCGAGGAGTCCGGCTCCCCCACCATGGCCGACGTGTTGACCGACGCCGATCGGAGCCAGGTGCCGGGCCGCGTGGGGGCCTCGCATGCCGTGTTCGTGCGGCGGGCGGCGGCCGACGAGCCCGTGGGCCTGCGGTTCTTCGCCGCCGAGGGGGAACTGCCCGCGTGCGGGCACGGGACGGTTGCCGCCGTGGCGTTCCTCGCCGCGCAACGTCCTGGTGCGGAGCAGGAGTTCAGGTTGCGGGTGTCGGGTCGTACCTTCGTCGGCCGGGCGGTCCGGGCCGGCGCTCTGTTCCACGCCGAGTTCGACCCGGGTCCGGTGGTCGTACGCGACGCCACCTCGGCCGAGATCGGGCCTGTCGTGGACGCCCTCGGTGTCGCCCCCGGTCAGCTGCTCGCCGGGGCGTGTGTGGCCACGCTGGGCCGGGCTCGGATCCTGGTGCCGGTCCGTACGCCCGATGCGGTCGCCGCCCTCGGTCCGCGCCCCGATCGGCTCCGCGCGGTGTGTGATCGGTTGGGGCTGCTCGGCTGCTACGTCTATTCGGCGCCCACCCGCTCGGGTGGGGTGTCGGCTCGGATGTTCGCGCCGTCGATCGGGGTTGCCGAGGACGTCGCCAATGTGAACAGCACGGCGTGTCTGGCCGCTCGCATGTCCGGCAGTGGCTTCAGCCGGTTGTCCGTCGACATGGGTGACGTCCTCGGCGAACCGGCGACGATCACCGCCTCTGCCCGGCCGGGTCCGGCCGGTGCGCGGATCCTGGTCGGGGCCACCGCCATGATTGCCGCTCGGTGA
- a CDS encoding alpha/beta fold hydrolase produces MNLAFDQSAGTGPEVVCLPLFSMTRTATAAAFGPAFAGAGLRETYLDLPGHGDTPATCPPTSQAVLDTVCEWLDQHLDEPVLLAGGSYGAYLAAGIARQRPELVRGLLLVCPGITIARESRNLPQEPPLAAPMGWLDAAPAALHDHLDAALGHRSAAVVTTVLAALNSGGPGDATFQESLQTGPDYALPDESADFVFDGPVTVVTGRQDGIVGYADQFRAMRHYPRGTFTVLDAAGHYLPFEQPTMLRSLTQDWLHRTRG; encoded by the coding sequence ATGAACCTGGCGTTCGACCAATCAGCGGGGACCGGACCGGAGGTGGTGTGCCTGCCCCTGTTCAGCATGACCCGCACCGCCACGGCTGCCGCCTTCGGCCCGGCCTTCGCCGGTGCCGGTCTGCGAGAGACGTACCTGGACCTGCCCGGCCACGGAGACACCCCCGCCACCTGCCCACCCACGTCCCAGGCGGTGCTGGACACCGTGTGCGAGTGGCTCGACCAGCACCTCGACGAACCCGTCCTGCTCGCCGGTGGCTCCTACGGCGCCTACCTCGCCGCCGGCATCGCACGCCAACGACCCGAACTCGTCCGCGGCCTGCTGCTCGTCTGCCCGGGCATCACCATCGCGCGGGAAAGTCGGAACCTGCCCCAAGAGCCGCCGCTCGCCGCCCCCATGGGTTGGCTCGACGCCGCCCCCGCCGCACTGCACGACCACCTCGACGCCGCCCTGGGCCATCGCAGCGCAGCCGTCGTCACGACGGTGCTCGCGGCACTGAACTCCGGTGGCCCCGGCGACGCGACGTTCCAGGAGAGCCTGCAGACGGGCCCCGACTACGCGCTGCCCGACGAGAGTGCCGACTTCGTCTTCGACGGCCCGGTCACTGTCGTCACCGGCCGCCAGGACGGGATCGTCGGCTACGCCGACCAGTTCCGCGCCATGCGCCACTATCCCCGGGGCACCTTCACCGTGCTCGACGCCGCCGGCCACTACCTGCCGTTCGAACAACCCACGATGCTGCGTTCCCTCACCCAGGACTGGCTGCACCGTACGCGCGGCTAG